Proteins from a single region of Rhodovibrio salinarum DSM 9154:
- a CDS encoding NarK family nitrate/nitrite MFS transporter gives MSSHAPTANGPNSGKVLQDWRPDDEAFWQAEGHRIAQRNLWISIPCLLLAFCVWLVWSVVVAKLPQIGFNYTTNQLFWLAALPGLSGATLRIFYSFMVPIFGGRRWTAVSTASLLLPAIGIGFAVQSPETPYGIFLLLALLCGFGGGNFASSMANISFFFPRKSKGNALALNAGLGNAGVSVMQFLVPIVITLGVFGSLGGEPQTLSEGGKIWLQNAGFVWVPFLIVSTLAAWFGMHDIASARASFREQSVIFKRKHNWIMCVLYTGTFGSFIGYSAGFPLLATNQFPDANALQYVFLGPLVGALSRAATGWVSDKFGGGRVTLVTFVTMILAVIGILFFLGIREQPGAFWGFFAMFMVLFFATGVGNASTFQMIPVIFRKEVPRLLPHLNESEQTRQAEKESAATIGFTSAIAAYGAFIIPKSYGSSIALTGGAETALYAFIAFYLICVGLTWFYYTRRNAEIRC, from the coding sequence ATGTCCAGCCACGCCCCAACCGCCAATGGCCCGAATTCGGGCAAGGTGCTGCAAGACTGGCGGCCCGACGACGAGGCCTTTTGGCAGGCCGAAGGCCACCGAATCGCCCAACGCAACCTTTGGATCTCGATCCCCTGCCTGTTGCTTGCCTTCTGCGTCTGGCTGGTCTGGTCGGTCGTCGTCGCCAAGCTGCCGCAGATCGGCTTCAACTACACCACCAACCAACTGTTCTGGCTGGCCGCGCTGCCGGGCCTGTCCGGCGCCACGCTGCGTATCTTCTATTCCTTCATGGTGCCGATCTTCGGCGGCCGGCGCTGGACGGCGGTGTCCACGGCTTCGCTGTTGCTGCCCGCCATTGGCATCGGGTTCGCGGTGCAATCGCCGGAGACGCCCTATGGGATATTCCTGCTGCTGGCGCTGCTGTGTGGTTTCGGCGGCGGCAATTTCGCCTCCTCGATGGCGAACATTTCCTTCTTCTTCCCGCGCAAGTCCAAGGGCAATGCGCTGGCCTTGAACGCCGGCCTGGGCAATGCCGGCGTCTCGGTGATGCAGTTCCTGGTGCCGATCGTGATCACCCTGGGGGTGTTCGGCAGCCTGGGCGGCGAGCCGCAGACCCTATCCGAAGGCGGCAAGATCTGGCTGCAGAACGCAGGCTTTGTCTGGGTGCCGTTTCTGATCGTCAGCACGCTGGCGGCTTGGTTCGGCATGCACGACATCGCCAGCGCCCGCGCGTCCTTCCGCGAGCAGTCGGTGATCTTCAAGCGCAAGCACAACTGGATCATGTGTGTGCTGTACACCGGTACGTTCGGCTCGTTCATCGGCTACTCCGCCGGTTTCCCGCTGCTCGCCACCAACCAGTTCCCGGACGCGAACGCCCTGCAATACGTCTTTCTCGGTCCGCTCGTGGGCGCGCTCAGCCGGGCGGCAACGGGTTGGGTTTCCGATAAGTTCGGCGGCGGTCGGGTCACGCTGGTGACCTTCGTGACGATGATCCTGGCGGTGATCGGTATTCTGTTCTTCCTCGGCATCCGCGAGCAGCCGGGCGCCTTCTGGGGCTTCTTTGCGATGTTCATGGTGCTCTTCTTCGCCACTGGCGTGGGCAACGCCAGTACCTTCCAGATGATCCCGGTGATCTTCCGTAAGGAGGTGCCCCGGCTTCTGCCGCATCTGAACGAGAGCGAGCAGACCCGGCAGGCGGAGAAGGAATCCGCAGCCACAATCGGCTTCACCAGCGCGATCGCGGCCTACGGCGCGTTCATCATCCCGAAGTCGTATGGCTCCTCGATCGCACTCACCGGGGGGGCGGAGACAGCGCTCTACGCCTTCATCGCCTTCTACCTGATCTGTGTCGGCCTCACCTGGTTCTACTACACCCGGCGCAACGCCGAGATCCGCTGCTGA
- the narI gene encoding respiratory nitrate reductase subunit gamma: MADYLNTLLFGYYPYICLAVFFLGSLVRFDREQFTWRSGSSQLLRRKQLRLGSNLFHIGVLVIFFGHLVGLLTPIAVFDALGIGHGFKQLMAIVIGGLAAVSALIGATLLLHRRLSDPRIRRNSSFSDNAILILLYVQLLLGIATIPISAGHLDGHMMVNFMTWAQSIWTFQPAATYVAEAPWIFKLHLFLGLTIFLVFPFTRLVHVWSVPVWYLGRRGYQIVRTRNGNGRKAV, translated from the coding sequence ATGGCCGACTATCTCAACACCCTTCTCTTCGGCTACTACCCGTATATCTGCCTGGCGGTGTTCTTCCTGGGCAGTCTGGTGCGGTTCGACCGGGAGCAGTTCACCTGGCGCAGCGGCTCCAGCCAGCTGTTGCGGCGCAAGCAGCTGCGTCTGGGCAGCAACCTCTTCCATATCGGTGTGCTGGTGATCTTTTTCGGCCACCTGGTGGGGCTGCTGACCCCGATCGCGGTGTTCGACGCGCTTGGCATCGGCCACGGCTTCAAGCAGTTGATGGCGATCGTCATTGGCGGTTTGGCGGCGGTGTCCGCGCTGATCGGCGCGACCCTGCTGCTGCACCGCCGGCTGAGCGACCCGCGGATCCGCCGGAACAGCTCGTTCAGCGACAACGCGATCCTGATCTTGCTGTACGTCCAACTGCTGCTCGGTATCGCCACCATCCCGATCTCGGCCGGGCACCTCGACGGGCACATGATGGTCAACTTCATGACCTGGGCGCAGAGTATCTGGACCTTCCAGCCAGCCGCCACCTATGTCGCCGAGGCGCCCTGGATCTTCAAGCTGCACCTCTTCCTGGGGCTGACGATCTTCCTGGTGTTCCCGTTCACGCGCCTGGTGCACGTCTGGTCGGTGCCGGTCTGGTACCTCGGCCGGCGCGGTTACCAGATCGTGCGCACCCGCAATGGCAACGGCCGGAAAGCCGTCTGA
- a CDS encoding peptidylprolyl isomerase, with amino-acid sequence MTTIKVNDAEIPEQAIAQETQNHAGQSMFQAREEAAQALVIRELLLQEARNLGYRPRPHTLGEGKRETDEDSLIRQLLDDQVATPTADEAACRRYYENNKKRFQSPSVYEAAHILFPAAHNDEDARVKARAQAQAAIDTLAAHPNAFAALAYEQSACSSAKEGGRLGQVTRGQTAPELESFMDSLEPGQVCPVPVETRYGVHVLRLDAREDGRQLPFEAVQPRIAEYLQQQSWNRAVSQYISILAGKSRIEGLQMAAASSPLVQ; translated from the coding sequence ATGACCACCATTAAAGTCAACGACGCCGAAATCCCTGAACAGGCGATCGCGCAGGAAACCCAGAACCATGCCGGGCAGTCGATGTTCCAGGCGCGCGAGGAGGCGGCTCAGGCCCTGGTGATTCGCGAGTTGCTGCTGCAGGAGGCGCGCAATCTTGGCTACAGGCCGCGCCCGCACACCCTGGGCGAGGGCAAGCGCGAGACTGACGAAGACAGCCTGATTCGCCAGTTGCTGGACGATCAGGTGGCAACCCCGACGGCCGACGAGGCGGCCTGCCGACGCTATTACGAGAACAACAAAAAGCGATTTCAGAGCCCCAGCGTCTACGAGGCCGCCCACATCCTCTTCCCCGCTGCGCACAACGATGAAGACGCGCGGGTCAAAGCGCGCGCCCAGGCACAGGCGGCGATCGATACCCTGGCCGCGCACCCCAACGCCTTCGCCGCGCTGGCCTACGAGCAGTCAGCCTGTTCCTCCGCCAAGGAAGGCGGCCGGCTGGGGCAGGTGACGCGCGGTCAGACCGCCCCGGAGCTGGAGAGTTTCATGGACTCCCTGGAACCCGGACAGGTTTGCCCGGTCCCGGTGGAGACCCGCTACGGCGTTCACGTCCTGCGTCTGGACGCACGCGAGGACGGTCGGCAGTTGCCGTTCGAGGCGGTTCAGCCGCGCATTGCTGAGTACCTGCAGCAGCAGTCCTGGAACCGTGCGGTCTCGCAATACATCTCCATCCTCGCCGGCAAGTCGCGGATCGAAGGGCTGCAGATGGCCGCCGCCAGTTCGCCGCTCGTGCAATAG
- the narJ gene encoding nitrate reductase molybdenum cofactor assembly chaperone, which produces MYSYKALAALLTYPSAELQQAVQAGDLQAAIREEGLLDGRMQRKLDPLLRELASWDLLDLQERYVELFDRSRSRSLYLFEHVHGESRDRGSAMVELKSMYEDVGLELDSAELPDFLPLYLEYLSVLDPETARTRLAQPIHVVSAVGERLRRREESYAGVFTVLETLCPEQLDRDELEQLLAYGDDDPNDPEQLDKDWEESPVTFGPDAPGTGGNSCGRIKQIAERIAAGQARQQAGQAGDGRRTGTNA; this is translated from the coding sequence ATGTATAGCTATAAGGCCCTGGCCGCGCTCCTGACCTATCCGTCGGCCGAGCTGCAGCAGGCGGTGCAGGCGGGAGACCTGCAGGCTGCGATTCGCGAGGAAGGTCTGCTCGATGGGCGCATGCAGCGCAAGCTGGATCCCTTGCTAAGAGAGTTGGCCAGTTGGGATCTGCTCGATCTGCAGGAGCGCTATGTCGAACTGTTCGACCGCTCCAGGTCGCGTTCGCTCTATCTGTTCGAGCATGTCCATGGCGAGTCTCGCGACCGTGGGTCGGCGATGGTCGAGTTGAAGAGCATGTACGAGGACGTCGGCCTGGAACTCGACAGCGCCGAGTTGCCTGACTTCCTGCCGCTCTACCTGGAATACCTGTCGGTCCTCGATCCGGAGACGGCGCGCACGCGTCTGGCGCAACCGATCCACGTCGTCTCCGCGGTGGGCGAGCGCCTGCGTCGGCGTGAGGAGAGCTACGCCGGGGTGTTCACGGTGCTCGAGACATTGTGCCCGGAGCAGCTGGACCGGGACGAGTTGGAGCAGCTGCTGGCGTACGGCGACGACGATCCGAACGATCCCGAACAGCTGGATAAGGACTGGGAAGAGAGCCCGGTTACCTTTGGCCCGGACGCACCGGGGACCGGTGGCAATTCTTGCGGCCGGATCAAGCAGATCGCCGAGCGGATCGCCGCCGGCCAGGCCCGCCAGCAGGCCGGGCAGGCGGGCGACGGCCGGCGCACGGGCACCAACGCCTAA
- a CDS encoding nitrate reductase subunit alpha, translated as MSHFLDRLTFFKKNVGEFANGHGITTAENRGWEEGYRSRWQHDKVVRSTHGVNCTGSCSWKIHVKGGIVTWETQQTDYPRTRPDMPNHEPRGCSRGASYSWYIYSGNRLKYPMVRKALLRQWREARKTLSPVAAWRSIQDDSAKRQSYVERRGLGGFVRADWDEVTEIVAASNAYTAKQYGPDRIAGFSPIPAMSMVSYAAGTRYLSLLGGTCMSFYDWYCDLPPSSPQTWGEQTDVPESADWYNSSFLMIWGSNVPQTRTPDAHFYTEVRYKGAKSVVVTPDYSEASKFADLWLSPKQGTDAALGMAIGHVILKEFHVDRQAEYFQDYVRKYSDFPMLVRLDEAEGGHVSGRLLRASDIKGAFGQGAQADWKTVAIDETSGEMVAPRGSIGFRWGDKGKWNLEEKDADGNDVRLKLSQTDAHDEVVPVAFPYFGNQHHDYFTGTDHPDKLLRNVPAKRVTLADGSEALVATVYDLFVANYGVDQGLGGEHIASDYDSDVPYTPAWQERITGVSRDHVVSVARGFAANAEKTHGKSMVILGAGLNHWYHMDMIYRAIINMLVMCGCVGQSGGGWSHYVGQEKLRPQTGWTNLAFALDWARPPRHMNSTSYWYAHTDQWRYERLSVSDILSPTAPEGDWVSQSLIDYNVRAERMGWLPSAPQLNRNPLQVAKDAEAAGQDPVDYTVAQLKSGELAFACEDPDAPENWPRNLFVWRSNLLGSSGKGHEYFLKHLLGTKHGVQGKDLGEEGGQKPAEVAWHDQAPEGKLDLLVTLDFRMSTTALYSDVVLPTATWYEKNDLNTSDMHPFIHPLSTAVDPVWESRTDWGIYKSIAKKFSEIAPEVLGKEKDVVLTPMQHDSPGELAQPFGVSEWKKGEIEAVPGQTMPMIKVIERDYPNVYKRFTALGPLMESAGNAGKGIAWNTEHEVDFLRQLNGTVQDDGPTKGMPRIESDIDACEVILGLAPETNGEVAVKAWDSLGKQTGREHTHLATSRAEDKIRFRDIQSQPRKIVSSPIWSGLESEHVSYNAGYTNVHELIPWRTLTGRQQLYQDHPWMRAFGEQLCVYKPPIDTQTLHPFLEGVATQNGNPHIALNFITPHQKWGIHSTYTDNLLMLTLSRGGPIVWISERDAQKAGIEDNDWIEAFNANGALTARAVVSQRVKEGMALMYHAQEKIVNVPGSEITGTRGGIHNSVTRTVTKPTHMIGGYAQYSYGFNYYGTVGANRDEFIVVRKMAKVDWLEDPESPTLDQSETQAAE; from the coding sequence ATGAGCCACTTCCTCGACCGCCTGACCTTCTTCAAGAAGAACGTGGGCGAATTCGCGAACGGCCACGGCATCACCACGGCCGAGAACCGCGGCTGGGAGGAGGGCTACCGGTCGCGCTGGCAGCACGACAAGGTCGTGCGCTCCACCCACGGGGTGAACTGCACCGGTTCCTGCAGCTGGAAGATCCACGTTAAGGGCGGGATCGTCACCTGGGAGACGCAGCAGACCGACTATCCCCGCACCCGCCCCGACATGCCGAACCACGAGCCGCGCGGCTGCTCCCGGGGCGCCAGCTATTCCTGGTACATCTATTCGGGCAACCGGCTGAAGTACCCGATGGTGCGCAAGGCCCTGCTGCGGCAATGGCGGGAGGCGCGCAAGACGTTGTCTCCGGTGGCTGCCTGGCGGTCGATCCAGGATGATTCCGCCAAGCGGCAGAGCTACGTCGAGCGCCGCGGCCTGGGCGGCTTCGTGCGCGCCGACTGGGACGAGGTGACGGAGATCGTCGCCGCCTCCAACGCCTACACCGCCAAGCAATACGGTCCGGACCGGATCGCCGGCTTCTCGCCGATCCCGGCGATGTCGATGGTCTCCTACGCCGCCGGCACGCGCTACCTGTCGCTGCTCGGCGGGACCTGCATGTCGTTTTACGACTGGTACTGCGACCTGCCGCCGTCCTCGCCGCAAACCTGGGGCGAGCAGACCGACGTGCCGGAGAGCGCGGACTGGTACAACTCCAGCTTTCTGATGATCTGGGGCTCCAACGTGCCCCAGACGCGTACCCCGGACGCGCACTTCTATACCGAGGTCCGCTACAAGGGCGCCAAAAGCGTCGTCGTGACCCCGGACTATTCCGAGGCGTCGAAGTTCGCCGACCTGTGGCTCTCGCCCAAGCAGGGCACGGACGCCGCGCTCGGCATGGCGATCGGTCACGTCATCCTGAAGGAGTTCCACGTCGACCGGCAGGCGGAGTACTTCCAGGACTACGTCCGCAAGTACAGCGACTTCCCGATGCTGGTGCGTCTCGACGAGGCCGAGGGCGGCCATGTTTCCGGCCGGCTGCTGCGGGCCAGCGACATCAAGGGCGCGTTCGGCCAGGGTGCGCAGGCCGATTGGAAGACCGTCGCGATCGACGAGACCAGCGGGGAGATGGTGGCCCCGCGTGGGTCGATCGGTTTCCGCTGGGGCGATAAGGGCAAGTGGAACCTGGAAGAGAAGGACGCGGACGGCAACGACGTCCGTCTCAAGCTCAGCCAGACCGATGCCCACGACGAAGTCGTCCCGGTCGCCTTCCCGTACTTCGGCAATCAGCACCACGACTACTTCACCGGTACCGATCATCCGGACAAGCTGCTCCGCAACGTCCCGGCCAAGCGGGTCACGCTGGCCGACGGCAGTGAGGCCCTGGTCGCCACGGTGTACGACCTGTTCGTCGCTAACTACGGCGTCGATCAGGGGCTGGGCGGCGAGCACATCGCCAGCGATTACGACAGCGACGTGCCCTACACCCCGGCCTGGCAGGAGCGGATCACCGGGGTGTCGCGCGACCACGTCGTCTCGGTCGCGCGCGGTTTCGCCGCCAACGCCGAGAAGACCCACGGCAAGTCGATGGTGATCCTCGGGGCTGGCCTCAACCACTGGTACCACATGGACATGATCTACCGCGCGATCATCAACATGCTGGTGATGTGCGGTTGCGTGGGTCAGTCGGGTGGCGGCTGGTCCCACTACGTCGGCCAGGAGAAACTGCGCCCGCAGACGGGGTGGACCAACCTCGCGTTCGCGCTCGATTGGGCGCGGCCGCCGCGGCACATGAACTCGACTAGCTACTGGTACGCGCATACCGACCAGTGGCGCTACGAGCGGCTATCGGTCTCCGACATTCTCTCCCCGACGGCCCCGGAGGGCGACTGGGTCTCCCAGAGCCTGATCGACTACAATGTCCGCGCCGAGCGGATGGGCTGGCTGCCCTCGGCCCCGCAGCTGAACCGCAACCCGCTGCAGGTCGCCAAGGACGCCGAAGCCGCCGGTCAGGACCCGGTGGACTACACCGTCGCGCAGTTGAAGTCCGGCGAGCTCGCGTTCGCCTGCGAGGACCCCGACGCGCCCGAGAACTGGCCGCGCAACCTGTTCGTCTGGCGCTCCAACCTGCTCGGCTCCTCCGGCAAGGGCCACGAATATTTCCTGAAGCACCTGCTGGGCACCAAGCACGGCGTTCAGGGCAAGGACCTGGGCGAGGAGGGCGGCCAGAAGCCGGCCGAGGTCGCTTGGCACGATCAGGCGCCGGAAGGCAAGCTGGACCTCTTGGTCACGCTCGACTTCCGGATGTCGACCACGGCGCTCTACTCCGACGTCGTGCTGCCGACGGCGACCTGGTACGAGAAGAACGACCTCAACACCTCCGACATGCACCCCTTCATCCACCCGCTGTCGACGGCCGTCGACCCGGTGTGGGAGTCGCGCACCGACTGGGGCATCTACAAGTCGATCGCCAAGAAGTTCTCCGAGATCGCGCCCGAGGTGTTGGGCAAGGAGAAGGATGTCGTCCTGACCCCGATGCAGCACGACAGCCCGGGCGAGCTGGCGCAGCCGTTCGGTGTGTCGGAGTGGAAGAAGGGCGAGATCGAGGCCGTGCCCGGCCAGACCATGCCGATGATCAAGGTGATCGAGCGCGATTATCCCAACGTCTATAAGCGCTTCACCGCGCTTGGCCCGTTGATGGAGAGCGCGGGCAACGCCGGCAAGGGCATCGCCTGGAACACCGAGCACGAGGTCGACTTCCTGCGCCAGCTGAACGGCACGGTGCAGGACGACGGACCGACCAAGGGCATGCCCCGGATCGAGAGCGACATCGATGCCTGCGAGGTGATCCTGGGGCTCGCGCCCGAGACCAACGGTGAGGTCGCGGTCAAGGCCTGGGACTCGCTCGGCAAGCAGACCGGGCGCGAGCACACCCACCTCGCGACCAGCCGCGCGGAGGACAAGATCCGTTTCCGCGACATCCAGAGCCAGCCGCGCAAGATCGTCTCCTCGCCGATCTGGTCGGGTCTGGAGAGCGAGCACGTCAGCTACAACGCCGGCTACACCAACGTCCATGAGCTTATCCCCTGGCGCACGCTCACCGGCCGGCAGCAGCTCTACCAGGACCACCCCTGGATGCGGGCGTTCGGCGAGCAGCTGTGCGTCTACAAGCCGCCGATCGATACCCAGACGCTGCACCCCTTCCTGGAAGGGGTGGCGACCCAGAACGGCAATCCGCACATCGCCCTCAACTTCATCACGCCACACCAGAAGTGGGGCATCCACAGCACCTATACCGACAACCTGCTGATGCTGACCCTGTCGCGCGGCGGTCCGATCGTCTGGATCTCCGAGCGCGATGCGCAAAAGGCCGGGATCGAGGACAACGACTGGATCGAGGCGTTCAACGCCAACGGCGCGCTGACCGCCCGGGCCGTCGTCTCCCAGCGGGTCAAGGAAGGCATGGCGCTGATGTACCACGCCCAGGAGAAGATCGTGAACGTCCCTGGCTCCGAGATCACCGGTACCCGCGGCGGCATCCATAACTCCGTCACCCGGACGGTGACCAAGCCGACGCACATGATCGGTGGCTACGCCCAATACAGCTACGGCTTCAACTACTACGGCACCGTGGGCGCCAACCGCGATGAGTTCATCGTGGTGCGCAAGATGGCCAAGGTCGACTGGCTCGAAGATCCCGAGAGCCCGACCCTGGACCAGTCTGAAACCCAGGCCGCCGAGTGA
- the narH gene encoding nitrate reductase subunit beta — protein sequence MKIRAQIGMVLNLDKCIGCHTCSVTCKNVWTSREGMEYAWFNNVETKPGVGYPKDWENQARWNGGWRRKAGGQIEPKMGGKWRMLSKIFANPDLPEIDDYYEPFTFDYEHLHTAPDLQHPPTARPRSLISGERMSKVEWGPNWEEILGGEFAKRSQDYNFAEVEKEIYGEFENTFMMYLPRLCEHCLNPTCVAACPSGAIYKREEDGVVLIDQDKCRGWRMCVSGCPYKKIYYNWSSGKSEKCTFCFPRIEAGLPTVCSETCVGRIRYLGVMLYDADKIEAAASAANEQDLYQAQLDVFCDPFDPDVQAQARKDGISESWLEAAKHSPVWKMAMDWQVAFPLHPEYRTLPMVWYCPPLSPIQSAAESGKIDLEDGMPDVSQLRIPVKYLANLLTAGKEAPVVSALERMMAMRQYMRSKTVDGVIDEAVAEKVGLTGNEIEEMYRIMAIANYEDRFVIPTTHRENAEDAYNLRGSCGFSFGNGCSGGDSAPNLFGLAKKAKATNPMEVE from the coding sequence ATGAAGATCCGCGCTCAGATCGGCATGGTGCTGAACCTCGACAAGTGCATCGGGTGTCACACCTGTTCGGTGACCTGCAAGAACGTTTGGACCAGCCGCGAAGGCATGGAATACGCCTGGTTCAATAACGTCGAGACCAAGCCCGGCGTTGGCTACCCCAAGGACTGGGAGAACCAGGCGCGCTGGAACGGCGGCTGGCGGCGCAAGGCGGGCGGCCAGATCGAACCCAAGATGGGCGGCAAGTGGCGGATGCTCTCGAAGATCTTCGCCAACCCGGACTTGCCGGAGATCGACGACTACTACGAACCCTTCACCTTCGACTACGAGCACCTGCACACCGCTCCCGACCTGCAGCACCCGCCGACCGCGCGGCCCCGCTCGCTGATCTCGGGCGAACGGATGAGCAAGGTCGAGTGGGGCCCGAACTGGGAGGAGATCCTGGGCGGCGAGTTCGCCAAGCGCAGCCAGGACTACAACTTCGCCGAGGTCGAGAAGGAGATCTACGGCGAGTTCGAGAACACCTTCATGATGTATCTCCCCCGGCTGTGCGAGCACTGCCTGAACCCGACCTGTGTCGCGGCGTGCCCGTCGGGGGCGATCTACAAGCGCGAAGAGGACGGCGTCGTCCTGATCGACCAGGACAAGTGCCGCGGCTGGCGCATGTGCGTCTCCGGCTGCCCGTACAAGAAGATCTATTACAACTGGTCCAGCGGTAAGTCGGAGAAATGCACCTTCTGCTTCCCGCGGATCGAAGCGGGCCTGCCGACCGTGTGCTCGGAGACCTGCGTCGGACGGATCCGCTACTTGGGCGTGATGCTGTATGACGCCGACAAGATCGAGGCAGCGGCCAGCGCGGCAAACGAACAGGATCTCTACCAGGCGCAGCTGGACGTCTTCTGCGACCCCTTCGATCCGGACGTGCAGGCACAGGCGCGCAAGGACGGCATCTCCGAGAGCTGGCTGGAGGCGGCCAAGCACTCGCCGGTCTGGAAAATGGCGATGGACTGGCAGGTCGCCTTCCCGCTGCACCCGGAGTACCGGACGTTGCCGATGGTCTGGTACTGCCCGCCGCTCTCGCCGATCCAGTCGGCGGCCGAAAGCGGCAAGATCGACCTGGAAGACGGCATGCCGGACGTCTCGCAGCTGCGCATCCCGGTCAAATACCTCGCCAACCTGCTGACCGCCGGCAAAGAGGCGCCGGTCGTGAGCGCGCTCGAGCGGATGATGGCGATGCGCCAGTACATGCGCTCGAAGACCGTCGACGGCGTGATCGACGAGGCCGTCGCCGAGAAGGTCGGCCTGACCGGAAACGAGATCGAAGAGATGTACCGGATCATGGCGATCGCGAACTACGAGGATCGCTTCGTCATCCCGACCACGCATCGGGAGAACGCCGAGGACGCCTACAACCTGCGTGGCTCCTGCGGCTTCTCGTTCGGCAACGGCTGCTCCGGCGGCGACAGCGCGCCCAATCTGTTTGGCCTGGCCAAGAAGGCCAAGGCGACCAACCCGATGGAGGTCGAGTGA
- a CDS encoding MFS transporter, with protein MKDLSGVTRGQQVRALGLSTLSFTVCFAVWTIFSIIGVKIKQDLGLSETQFGLLVATPVLTGSISRIFLGVWTEQFGGRLVFTVQMLTTAVACWLLSMVTTYEIFLLAALGVGLAGGSFIVGIAYTSQWFEKEKQGTALGIFGAGNVGAAVTNFGAPFLVLALGWEQTAQVYAVVLAVMAVAFFLLSKEDPGTNARRKSGEKPASALMQLEPLKKVQVWRFATYYFFVFGAFVALASYLPNFYTGAYGVTLATAGTLAALYSLPASVFRALGGWLSDRLGARFVMYLTFVVSLVCLFIMSYPATEYVVQGKEGPVSFSMAIPLWMFVTLAVVLGFVMSLGKAAVYKHIPVYYPEHVGSVGGLVGMIGGLGGFVLPIAFGGLLDLTGVWQTSFMLMFVIVLVSLIWMHVAIRLMERRKYPQLAEETQLSDLPDTPVQTSRVSQGARAAGSSFQAARATQQRFN; from the coding sequence ATGAAAGACCTGAGCGGGGTCACACGCGGCCAACAGGTTCGCGCGCTCGGCCTCAGCACGCTGTCCTTCACCGTATGCTTTGCGGTATGGACCATCTTTTCGATTATCGGCGTGAAGATCAAACAGGATCTGGGCCTGAGTGAGACCCAGTTCGGCTTGTTGGTCGCCACGCCTGTTCTGACCGGTTCGATCAGCCGGATTTTTCTAGGCGTGTGGACCGAGCAGTTCGGCGGGCGGCTGGTGTTCACCGTGCAAATGCTGACCACCGCCGTGGCCTGCTGGCTGCTCTCGATGGTGACCACCTACGAGATCTTCCTGCTGGCTGCGCTTGGCGTTGGACTGGCCGGTGGCTCGTTCATCGTTGGCATCGCCTACACCTCGCAATGGTTCGAGAAGGAAAAGCAGGGAACTGCGCTCGGAATCTTCGGCGCGGGCAACGTCGGTGCAGCCGTGACCAACTTCGGCGCCCCCTTCCTGGTGCTCGCGCTCGGTTGGGAGCAGACGGCGCAGGTCTACGCCGTCGTTCTGGCGGTGATGGCGGTCGCGTTCTTCCTGCTGTCCAAGGAAGATCCGGGCACGAACGCCCGCCGCAAGAGCGGCGAGAAGCCGGCCTCAGCCTTGATGCAGCTGGAGCCGCTGAAGAAGGTTCAGGTGTGGCGCTTCGCGACCTACTACTTCTTCGTCTTCGGCGCGTTCGTTGCGCTCGCCTCTTATCTGCCCAACTTCTACACCGGCGCCTACGGCGTCACGTTGGCGACCGCCGGCACGCTGGCGGCGCTGTACTCCCTGCCGGCCTCGGTCTTCCGGGCGCTGGGCGGTTGGTTGTCCGACCGTCTGGGCGCGCGTTTCGTGATGTACCTCACGTTCGTCGTGTCGCTGGTCTGCCTGTTCATCATGAGCTACCCGGCGACCGAGTACGTGGTGCAGGGCAAGGAAGGCCCGGTCAGCTTCTCCATGGCGATCCCGTTGTGGATGTTCGTCACGCTGGCGGTCGTGCTCGGCTTCGTGATGTCGCTCGGTAAGGCCGCGGTCTACAAGCACATCCCGGTGTACTACCCGGAGCACGTCGGCTCGGTCGGCGGTCTGGTCGGCATGATCGGCGGCCTGGGGGGCTTCGTCCTGCCGATCGCCTTCGGCGGCCTGCTCGATCTGACGGGCGTCTGGCAGACCAGCTTCATGCTGATGTTCGTGATCGTGCTGGTCAGCCTGATCTGGATGCACGTCGCGATCCGGCTGATGGAGCGGCGCAAGTACCCGCAACTCGCCGAGGAAACGCAGCTCTCGGACCTGCCGGACACGCCGGTCCAAACCAGCCGCGTCAGTCAGGGTGCGCGTGCGGCCGGGAGCAGCTTCCAGGCGGCCCGGGCGACCCAGCAGCGCTTCAACTAA